A window of the Dyadobacter pollutisoli genome harbors these coding sequences:
- a CDS encoding M28 family peptidase: protein MNKNLLTGLFLSITTLSFAQDEVTKYAESITPEDLKKHLVIIASDSLEGRDTGSPGQKKAAEYVSKYYKEYGLQPIAAGTNGAKSFLQKYSLYKRGWGDVYVKAGNKKYEFNKDFYVTGLLSVPEEITSDVISAGYGIEEASYSDYANLDVKDKTVVIFEGEPVDANGKYLLSGSTEKTKWSGSVSWQVKAKLAQEKGAKYVFIITEKTGEDLDKEIRQRAVMARRFSAPTLKPVQESPTNVAAFVVSADLAAKILNTSASKLTKSKTAIDQSGKPLSKGFTGKVALKAERISETIETENVAAFMEGTDKKDEVLVISAHLDHIGISANGEINNGADDDGSGTVSLLELAQAFSKAKAEGKGPRRSILFLNVTGEEKGLFGSEYYSENPLLPLKKTIADLNIDMIGRVDEAHKNDPKYVYLIGSDKLSSKLHAISEEANKKYVNFKLDYTFNDPKDPNRFYYRSDHYNFAKMGVPVIFYFTGVHEDYHKPGDDVEKILFDKQSQIVKLVFYTAWELVNRDERIEVDSHKE from the coding sequence ATGAACAAAAATTTGCTGACCGGATTGTTCCTGTCCATTACGACTTTGTCTTTTGCGCAGGACGAGGTGACCAAATATGCCGAGAGCATTACCCCCGAGGATCTGAAAAAACACCTGGTCATTATCGCGTCGGACAGCCTGGAAGGGAGAGATACCGGTTCGCCGGGGCAGAAGAAAGCGGCTGAATATGTTTCCAAATACTACAAGGAATACGGCTTGCAGCCCATTGCTGCGGGTACCAATGGCGCCAAGAGTTTTTTACAAAAATATAGCCTGTATAAGCGTGGCTGGGGAGATGTGTACGTGAAAGCTGGCAATAAGAAATATGAATTCAACAAAGATTTTTACGTTACAGGGCTGCTGAGTGTGCCCGAAGAAATTACTTCGGACGTGATTTCTGCCGGGTATGGCATTGAGGAAGCGTCTTATAGTGATTACGCAAATCTGGATGTGAAAGATAAGACTGTCGTAATTTTTGAAGGGGAGCCGGTGGACGCAAATGGCAAATATTTGTTGAGCGGTAGCACCGAAAAAACCAAATGGAGCGGTTCTGTTTCATGGCAGGTTAAGGCTAAACTGGCGCAGGAAAAAGGTGCGAAGTATGTGTTTATTATTACTGAAAAAACGGGGGAGGATTTGGACAAGGAAATCCGCCAGCGTGCTGTTATGGCAAGAAGGTTTAGCGCACCAACATTAAAACCGGTTCAGGAAAGTCCCACTAACGTGGCTGCTTTTGTAGTATCGGCCGACCTGGCAGCGAAGATCCTGAACACGTCTGCCTCGAAGCTGACTAAAAGCAAAACAGCTATTGATCAATCAGGCAAGCCACTTTCGAAGGGTTTCACAGGAAAGGTCGCTTTGAAAGCGGAACGAATCAGTGAAACGATTGAAACGGAAAATGTGGCTGCTTTTATGGAAGGAACGGATAAGAAAGATGAAGTACTGGTTATCAGCGCTCACCTCGACCATATCGGTATTTCGGCCAATGGGGAAATCAATAACGGGGCTGATGATGACGGCTCGGGAACGGTTTCTCTGCTTGAACTGGCGCAAGCATTCAGTAAGGCAAAAGCAGAAGGTAAAGGTCCTAGAAGAAGCATTCTATTTTTGAATGTGACTGGCGAGGAAAAAGGGTTGTTTGGGTCAGAATATTATTCTGAGAATCCGTTGTTGCCGCTTAAAAAAACCATTGCTGACCTCAATATTGACATGATTGGCCGGGTAGACGAGGCACATAAGAACGATCCAAAATACGTGTACCTGATCGGTTCCGACAAACTTTCCTCAAAGTTGCACGCGATTAGCGAGGAGGCGAATAAGAAGTACGTGAATTTCAAGCTGGATTATACATTCAATGATCCCAAAGATCCGAACCGTTTTTACTATCGCTCGGACCATTACAATTTTGCCAAAATGGGCGTGCCCGTTATTTTTTACTTCACCGGGGTTCACGAAGACTATCATAAGCCGGGCGACGACGTGGAGAAGATTTTGTTCGACAAGCAGTCGCAGATCGTAAAACTGGTTTTTTATACGGCCTGGGAACTGGTCAACCGTGACGAGCGCATTGAAGTCGATAGTCACAAAGAGTAA
- a CDS encoding TraB/GumN family protein: protein MKRIFLSMLLCAVSVLSHAQVPTENSLLWEITAPNSANPSYLFGTIHLICPADFSLSDSLKAAVARTQQIALEVDMDDPGMMAEMMKTMNMREGNELKNLVSEQDYAKISQFYKDSVGMGIAMFEKAKPFVLMGPLFSSILDCQPQSYEMALVELAGKQKSEVIGIETLSEQMAIFDTIPYKDQIKMVLSLIDSLPQARKEFKNLVALYKSQNINDLYSMTLKSDFGLDGNEEVMLFERNQKWISRIQKTMSEKSTFFAVGAAHLGGERGVIALLRKEGYKLRAIK from the coding sequence ATGAAAAGAATCTTTTTATCAATGTTGCTGTGCGCTGTGAGCGTGCTCTCGCATGCACAGGTACCTACGGAAAACTCGTTGCTTTGGGAAATAACAGCTCCCAATAGTGCAAATCCATCTTACCTTTTCGGAACGATACATTTGATCTGTCCGGCCGACTTTTCTTTAAGCGATTCCCTCAAAGCGGCAGTGGCACGTACACAGCAGATTGCTTTGGAGGTAGACATGGATGATCCGGGTATGATGGCGGAGATGATGAAGACGATGAATATGCGGGAAGGGAATGAACTGAAAAATCTGGTTTCGGAACAGGATTATGCCAAAATCAGCCAGTTTTATAAAGACTCGGTTGGGATGGGTATTGCGATGTTTGAAAAAGCGAAGCCATTTGTTTTAATGGGGCCATTGTTCAGTTCTATTCTCGATTGCCAGCCTCAATCCTACGAAATGGCACTGGTGGAGCTGGCAGGGAAACAAAAATCAGAAGTGATCGGTATCGAGACGCTGAGCGAGCAAATGGCGATTTTTGATACGATCCCTTACAAAGATCAGATCAAAATGGTCCTTAGCCTGATCGACAGCCTGCCTCAGGCGCGGAAAGAGTTTAAAAATCTGGTAGCTCTGTATAAATCTCAGAATATTAATGATTTGTATAGCATGACATTAAAGAGCGACTTCGGGCTGGATGGTAATGAGGAAGTGATGTTGTTTGAAAGAAACCAAAAATGGATCTCACGCATTCAAAAAACAATGTCCGAAAAATCCACATTCTTCGCCGTGGGAGCAGCCCATTTAGGTGGCGAAAGGGGCGTGATCGCGCTTTTGCGGAAAGAGGGATATAAGTTGAGGGCGATAAAATAG
- a CDS encoding sensor histidine kinase, which produces MSLSPRFIAIILAFLISLITTTFLAFVEGVSKGMLFVSAISSFISSFFLVLYTVDILVFREVNKMYRTIHKLKMKDFNLAPRKKLIRESNPLKTINDEIFVYVTKKQKEIDELKKLELFRREFLADVSHEFKTPIFAAQGFIHTLLDGAMDDENVRERFLVKAAKNLDSLDVLVKDLLVLSQMETGDIKMNIVPMDIRLLTTNIFSRLENIATDRNVTLRVKPDDLPEVWVKADADRLEQVMLNLIENAIKYGNEGGKVIVHFNEGKKYVEIAVRDNGPGIPYEHLNRIFERFYRVDKSRSKDIGGTGLGLAIVKHILNAHDTKIAVMSKPEKGTTFSFKLEKAYISLVTDNSAQDPVSQLNP; this is translated from the coding sequence ATGTCACTAAGCCCGCGTTTCATTGCCATCATATTGGCATTCCTGATATCGTTGATCACCACTACATTTCTGGCTTTTGTGGAGGGCGTTTCCAAAGGTATGCTCTTCGTCTCGGCCATTTCGTCTTTCATATCTTCCTTCTTTCTGGTTCTTTACACCGTTGACATACTGGTTTTCCGCGAGGTTAACAAAATGTACAGGACCATTCACAAGCTCAAAATGAAGGATTTTAACCTCGCGCCGCGCAAAAAGCTGATCCGCGAGTCTAATCCTTTGAAGACGATCAATGATGAGATCTTTGTGTATGTTACCAAGAAACAAAAGGAGATCGATGAGCTGAAAAAGCTTGAACTCTTCCGTCGTGAATTTCTGGCGGATGTTTCCCACGAATTCAAAACACCCATTTTCGCGGCACAAGGCTTTATCCACACATTGCTCGATGGAGCTATGGATGATGAAAACGTGAGAGAGCGCTTCCTCGTTAAAGCCGCCAAAAACCTGGACAGCCTGGATGTGCTGGTAAAAGATCTGCTGGTGCTGTCACAAATGGAGACCGGCGATATTAAAATGAACATTGTGCCGATGGATATCCGGCTGCTTACCACGAATATTTTCAGCAGATTGGAAAACATCGCGACAGACCGGAATGTCACATTAAGGGTTAAACCAGACGACCTTCCAGAGGTGTGGGTGAAAGCGGACGCTGACCGACTGGAACAGGTAATGCTTAACCTGATCGAAAACGCAATTAAGTACGGAAACGAAGGAGGAAAAGTGATCGTCCATTTCAATGAAGGCAAAAAATATGTGGAGATCGCGGTGCGGGATAATGGCCCGGGCATCCCATATGAGCATTTGAACCGTATCTTCGAGCGTTTTTACCGGGTCGATAAAAGCCGGAGCAAAGACATCGGCGGTACCGGGCTAGGCCTGGCGATTGTGAAGCACATTCTGAATGCACATGATACCAAAATTGCTGTCATGTCGAAGCCTGAAAAAGGAACAACGTTCTCATTTAAGTTAGAAAAGGCATATATCAGCCTTGTAACAGATAATAGTGCGCAAGATCCGGTATCACAATTGAATCCATAA
- a CDS encoding DUF2442 domain-containing protein, translated as MAKKDCAMLHYIKKIIAVEDYTVSCLFNTDEVKLVDLGAIVEKYKNINDGLISRLADKDYFKSVQLDSYGTPTWDNGVDFDPDNLYKLAKSKIATIQ; from the coding sequence ATGGCAAAAAAGGATTGTGCTATGTTACATTACATTAAAAAGATTATCGCAGTAGAGGATTACACTGTTTCCTGTTTGTTTAACACAGACGAGGTGAAATTAGTGGATCTGGGGGCTATTGTTGAAAAGTACAAAAACATAAATGACGGATTAATCAGCCGTCTTGCCGATAAAGACTATTTCAAATCCGTCCAGCTTGACTCATATGGCACGCCGACCTGGGATAATGGGGTCGATTTTGATCCGGACAACCTTTATAAATTGGCGAAATCAAAAATTGCAACTATCCAATAA
- a CDS encoding Dabb family protein: MFVHNVFFWLKEKDNEEARQALLAGIKSLEAIESIESVYIGPPAATRRPVIDATYDFAEILVFADEAAHDVYQVHPLHTKFVADCAHLWERVLIYDVEA; the protein is encoded by the coding sequence ATGTTTGTACATAACGTATTTTTTTGGCTAAAAGAAAAAGATAACGAAGAAGCGAGACAAGCGCTGCTAGCAGGAATCAAATCACTTGAAGCGATAGAATCCATTGAATCCGTATATATTGGCCCTCCTGCTGCGACCCGTCGCCCGGTGATCGATGCTACCTACGATTTTGCAGAAATTCTGGTATTTGCTGACGAAGCTGCTCATGATGTATATCAGGTACACCCACTTCACACGAAGTTTGTGGCAGATTGCGCCCACCTTTGGGAGCGTGTGCTGATCTACGATGTAGAGGCATAG
- a CDS encoding fatty acyl-AMP ligase — MDILEILESNANLYPDKLAYGFIGKEGELTEQLHYQQLHQQVWAASRQLKARYEAHSRVIILLPTEASFIRFFLASLQAELIAVPCPIGYSESGITRILNIISDCAASGIITNKKTHKMLFQRQNDASKALQEESIDWFFTDDFLPEMIPFEITERKTDNSQPAYLQYTSGSTNRPKGVMVSHSNLVANLSAINNCFGRTASDVSVTWLPHYHDMGLVDGLLSPIYTGGTGIAISPLLFITKPFLLLQAISQYRAGFCGGPGFGLDHCIARIPAEQLATLDLSSMRVLYVGAEPIRISTLERFAEAARVTGFRRNSLVPAYGLAEATLAVSLHLNGTPMIYQKIPGSGTKDVVACGPPVEFTEVLIVEPEQKTIVDDTQVGEIWVKNHAVALGYWKNENETNRIFKAFTSCGKGPFLRTGDLGFMENGQLFITGRTKELIIIRGVNYYPQDIEEIVSECHEDIQPNATAAFSVETAQGEALMIVTEVRRVVQQDEDMESIKTRVAHSVGLAFGLIPHKVILIQPGKLPKTSSGKIQRLKAREVFAEW; from the coding sequence ATGGATATACTTGAAATACTGGAATCGAATGCAAATTTATATCCTGATAAGCTAGCATACGGATTCATCGGCAAAGAAGGAGAACTAACTGAACAGCTGCATTATCAGCAATTACATCAACAAGTATGGGCGGCATCAAGGCAATTGAAAGCCAGGTATGAGGCACATTCGCGGGTTATTATACTGCTGCCCACGGAAGCTTCATTTATCAGGTTTTTTCTGGCGTCCCTGCAGGCTGAGCTTATCGCCGTACCTTGCCCCATCGGGTACTCCGAGTCCGGTATTACCCGTATCCTCAACATTATCAGTGATTGTGCCGCGTCGGGCATTATTACCAATAAAAAAACACACAAAATGCTTTTTCAGCGACAGAACGACGCTTCCAAAGCATTACAGGAAGAAAGTATCGACTGGTTTTTCACCGATGACTTTTTACCGGAAATGATTCCCTTTGAAATAACAGAAAGAAAAACGGACAACAGCCAGCCAGCCTATCTTCAATACACCTCGGGCTCAACGAACCGCCCGAAAGGCGTGATGGTGAGCCATTCCAACCTGGTTGCCAACCTCAGCGCGATTAACAACTGCTTTGGGCGTACGGCCAGCGATGTGTCCGTTACCTGGCTGCCGCATTATCACGACATGGGCCTGGTCGACGGTCTTTTATCGCCCATTTATACTGGTGGCACAGGAATAGCGATCTCGCCACTTTTATTTATTACAAAACCCTTTTTACTTCTTCAGGCGATCAGTCAGTACCGGGCAGGCTTCTGCGGCGGGCCCGGGTTCGGCCTGGACCATTGCATTGCCCGAATACCTGCCGAACAACTGGCTACATTAGATCTGAGCAGTATGCGTGTGCTGTACGTCGGTGCCGAACCGATCCGGATTTCGACTTTGGAAAGATTTGCAGAAGCTGCACGGGTTACCGGTTTTAGGCGCAACAGCCTTGTTCCTGCATACGGACTGGCCGAAGCCACATTGGCTGTAAGCCTGCATCTGAACGGGACACCTATGATTTACCAAAAAATCCCAGGTTCCGGCACCAAAGACGTGGTAGCCTGCGGCCCGCCTGTCGAATTTACGGAGGTACTCATTGTGGAACCCGAACAAAAAACGATTGTGGACGACACCCAAGTCGGTGAGATATGGGTAAAGAATCATGCTGTGGCGCTGGGCTACTGGAAAAACGAGAATGAAACTAACAGGATTTTCAAAGCGTTTACGAGTTGTGGAAAAGGACCTTTCCTGAGAACAGGCGATCTCGGTTTTATGGAAAATGGCCAACTCTTTATCACCGGGCGTACCAAAGAACTCATTATCATCCGGGGAGTCAATTATTATCCACAGGATATTGAAGAAATTGTAAGCGAATGTCATGAGGATATTCAGCCCAATGCGACAGCAGCATTTTCAGTAGAAACGGCACAGGGCGAGGCGCTAATGATTGTAACCGAAGTAAGGCGTGTGGTACAGCAGGATGAGGACATGGAGTCCATTAAAACCCGTGTTGCCCATAGTGTAGGACTGGCTTTTGGTTTGATACCACACAAAGTAATTTTGATACAACCAGGCAAACTTCCCAAAACTTCCAGCGGTAAAATCCAGAGACTGAAAGCACGGGAAGTCTTCGCCGAATGGTAA
- a CDS encoding Glu/Leu/Phe/Val family dehydrogenase, translating into MSYIEPAPIKDKENPLESMMQRFDKAVDLLGISEEMYHILKVPRKQVIVGLPVTMDSGQIRTFEGYRVIHSTILGPSKGGIRFDPDVNLDEVRALAAWMTWKCAVVDIPYGGAKGGVACNPREMSAGEMERLMRAYTTALLDVFGPDQDIPAPDMGTGPREMAWLMDEYSKSKGMTIPAVVTGKPLVLGGSLGRTEATGRGVMVSALAGMEKLRINPYRATAVVQGFGNVGSHAALLLRERGVSIHAISDISGAYYNGKGIDVADAVAYRDRNRGSLEGYGGAEMIPGDDLLTLPVDVLVPAAKEDVITRKNVSGIQAKMIVEGANGPTSSKADDIINEKGIMVVPDILANAGGVTVSYFEWVQNRIGYKWTLERINRRTDRIMKDSFDKVYETSLKYKVSLRIAAYIVAIDKVSSTYKYRGGF; encoded by the coding sequence ATGTCATATATAGAGCCGGCTCCGATCAAGGACAAAGAAAATCCTCTGGAGTCAATGATGCAAAGATTTGATAAGGCAGTAGACCTCCTCGGGATTTCGGAAGAAATGTACCACATATTAAAAGTGCCGCGTAAGCAAGTGATTGTCGGACTGCCTGTTACAATGGACTCTGGCCAGATCAGGACTTTTGAAGGTTACCGGGTTATACATTCCACCATTCTCGGCCCCAGTAAAGGAGGCATTCGTTTTGATCCGGATGTGAACCTGGACGAGGTAAGGGCTCTTGCTGCCTGGATGACCTGGAAATGTGCCGTGGTTGACATTCCTTACGGCGGTGCCAAAGGTGGCGTAGCCTGTAACCCCAGAGAAATGTCTGCCGGAGAAATGGAGCGCTTAATGCGTGCGTACACCACCGCATTACTGGATGTTTTCGGCCCCGATCAGGATATTCCCGCGCCGGACATGGGTACCGGACCCAGAGAAATGGCCTGGCTGATGGATGAGTATTCCAAATCCAAAGGAATGACGATACCGGCCGTTGTTACAGGCAAACCACTGGTACTGGGAGGCTCGCTTGGACGTACAGAAGCGACCGGTCGCGGGGTAATGGTATCGGCACTCGCAGGTATGGAGAAATTACGGATCAACCCATACCGCGCTACTGCGGTGGTGCAGGGGTTTGGCAATGTAGGTTCTCACGCCGCATTGCTCCTGCGCGAACGTGGCGTATCTATTCATGCGATCAGCGATATTTCGGGAGCTTACTACAACGGCAAAGGAATTGATGTGGCCGATGCAGTGGCTTATCGCGACCGTAACAGAGGTTCACTGGAAGGTTACGGTGGCGCAGAAATGATCCCGGGCGACGACTTACTTACATTGCCGGTTGATGTGCTCGTACCGGCCGCGAAAGAAGACGTCATTACCCGCAAAAATGTATCAGGGATTCAGGCAAAGATGATTGTCGAAGGAGCCAACGGCCCTACCTCTTCCAAAGCCGATGACATTATCAATGAAAAAGGAATTATGGTCGTTCCCGACATTCTTGCCAATGCCGGCGGTGTTACGGTTTCGTATTTCGAATGGGTACAGAACCGGATCGGTTACAAATGGACGCTGGAACGCATCAACCGCCGCACCGACCGTATTATGAAGGATTCTTTCGACAAAGTGTACGAGACTTCATTAAAATACAAAGTATCGTTGCGGATAGCAGCTTATATCGTGGCGATTGATAAGGTATCCAGCACCTACAAATATCGCGGCGGGTTCTGA
- the typA gene encoding translational GTPase TypA, translating to MQAIRNIAIIAHVDHGKTTLVDKIIHASKLFRDNQEFDDLILDNNDLERERGITIVSKNVSVRYKDVKINVIDTPGHADFGGEVERVLKMADGVLLLVDAFEGPMPQTRFVLGKAIDLGLKPIVVVNKVDKENCRPEEVQENVFDLMFNLGATEDQLDFVTVYGSSKQGWMGPDWQKPTDNITYLLDTIIESIPAPVIDEGTLQMQITSLDYNAFVGRIAIGRVKRGTIKEGSTLSLCKADGVIKKVKVKELQTFEGLGRVKVAEVTAGDICAVTGIEDFEIGDTLADLENPEPIARIAVDEPTMNMLFTINNSPFFGKEGKFVTSRHLRDRLMKETEKNLALRVEATDTEDKFLVFGRGILHLSVLIETMRREGYELQLGQPQVLFKEDENGERLEPIETLVVDVPEATAGKVIELATQRKGELLVMEPKGDLQHLEFLIPSRGLIGLRSNVLTSTQGEAVMTHRFKEFGTFRGPIPGRISGSIISKNTGPATGYTIDKLQDRGRFFVEPGDEIYGGQVIGEHNRPNDIVVNLQEAKKLTNMRASGTDDGLRIAPKINFSLEESMEYIQKDEYLEVTPQSMRMRKIYLEENDRKRYASKLEMV from the coding sequence ATGCAAGCCATTCGTAACATCGCAATTATTGCGCACGTTGACCACGGTAAAACTACATTGGTCGACAAAATCATTCACGCTTCGAAACTATTTCGTGACAACCAGGAATTCGACGACCTTATTCTTGACAACAACGACCTGGAACGCGAACGTGGAATTACAATTGTTTCTAAGAACGTATCGGTGCGTTACAAAGATGTCAAAATCAATGTAATTGATACACCAGGTCACGCAGACTTTGGTGGTGAAGTGGAACGCGTACTTAAAATGGCGGATGGCGTATTGTTGCTGGTCGATGCATTTGAAGGACCTATGCCTCAAACTCGTTTCGTATTGGGTAAAGCCATCGATTTGGGTTTGAAACCAATCGTGGTTGTAAATAAAGTTGATAAAGAAAACTGCCGCCCGGAAGAAGTTCAGGAAAATGTCTTTGACCTGATGTTTAACCTTGGCGCTACCGAAGACCAATTGGATTTCGTTACCGTTTATGGTTCATCAAAACAAGGATGGATGGGCCCGGATTGGCAAAAACCAACTGATAACATTACTTATTTGCTGGATACGATCATTGAATCTATTCCTGCACCGGTTATCGACGAAGGTACTTTGCAAATGCAGATCACTTCTCTTGACTACAATGCATTCGTTGGCCGTATCGCCATCGGTCGTGTAAAAAGAGGAACGATTAAAGAAGGATCTACTCTTTCTCTTTGCAAAGCTGACGGCGTGATCAAGAAAGTGAAAGTAAAAGAACTTCAAACGTTTGAAGGGCTTGGACGTGTGAAAGTGGCCGAAGTTACAGCCGGAGATATCTGCGCAGTAACAGGAATTGAAGATTTCGAAATCGGTGATACACTTGCTGACCTTGAAAACCCTGAGCCAATCGCTCGTATTGCCGTGGATGAGCCTACTATGAACATGCTCTTCACGATCAACAATTCACCATTCTTTGGTAAAGAAGGCAAGTTTGTAACATCACGTCACCTTCGTGACCGTTTGATGAAAGAAACTGAAAAGAACCTTGCACTTCGTGTGGAAGCTACTGATACGGAAGATAAATTCCTCGTTTTCGGACGTGGTATCCTTCACTTGTCAGTATTGATCGAAACAATGCGTCGCGAAGGCTACGAATTGCAATTGGGTCAGCCACAAGTACTTTTCAAAGAGGATGAAAACGGCGAACGTCTTGAACCAATCGAAACATTGGTAGTGGATGTACCGGAAGCAACTGCTGGTAAGGTAATCGAATTGGCAACGCAGCGTAAAGGCGAATTGCTGGTGATGGAGCCAAAAGGAGATTTGCAACACCTTGAATTCCTGATTCCTTCAAGAGGTTTGATCGGTCTTCGTTCGAACGTATTGACTTCCACTCAGGGAGAAGCAGTAATGACGCACCGTTTCAAAGAATTCGGTACATTCCGCGGACCAATCCCAGGACGTATCAGCGGTTCTATCATTTCTAAAAATACGGGACCTGCGACAGGTTACACCATTGATAAATTGCAGGATCGCGGCCGTTTCTTCGTAGAGCCGGGTGACGAGATTTACGGTGGACAAGTTATCGGAGAGCATAACCGCCCGAACGATATCGTTGTAAACTTGCAGGAAGCGAAAAAATTGACCAACATGCGTGCCTCAGGTACAGATGACGGTTTGAGGATCGCCCCGAAAATCAATTTCTCTCTGGAAGAATCTATGGAGTATATCCAGAAAGACGAATACCTTGAAGTAACACCGCAAAGCATGCGTATGCGGAAAATATATCTCGAAGAAAACGATCGCAAACGTTACGCTTCGAAACTTGAAATGGTGTAA
- a CDS encoding acyl carrier protein, whose translation MTKNFNEISGWIVERISEHAEIDPSEVALDTDIVNFRLDSLLLVSITSELEEWLGMELNPSLFWEMGTIAATTNWILENQEV comes from the coding sequence ATGACTAAAAACTTTAATGAAATTTCCGGCTGGATAGTCGAACGGATTTCCGAACATGCTGAAATTGATCCCTCAGAAGTGGCTCTGGACACTGATATCGTCAATTTCCGCCTTGACTCTTTGCTACTTGTCAGCATTACATCGGAGCTGGAAGAGTGGCTTGGGATGGAACTTAACCCGTCTCTTTTCTGGGAAATGGGTACCATTGCCGCTACCACCAACTGGATTCTTGAAAATCAGGAAGTATAA
- a CDS encoding NADH-quinone oxidoreductase subunit N, translating to MDINDQLIHIRQSLAGIAPEIFLAFLFCFFLLAELMLSRRFDKEKVSSYLQNIALAGGLITLLLIIGQWNSEPAFRFQPLLFLDRQAVFFKILITISWIFTLIHVRILKYDFPPEYNALLIAAVAGMNLLSMSTHLLSIYLSLELISISSYLLVALSPNKKAAEGGIKYLLFGAASSAVMLYGISLIYGLTGTMDITSEALTIGLSNNPDLVVTVTIVLTLAGLLFKLSLVPFHVWTPDVYEAAPTPLVSFLSVAPKAAVVLVLMRLAGILPAQYFPILGGIALISMTIGNAAALWQTNARRLLAYSSIAQAGYLLVGIAAYSRFGFEAAVFYTAAYLVINLSAFFMIDLLQPKRETELAHYEGLGRKNIWISVAVTVVMVALAGLPPTAGFTSKLLVFSALWESYHQQQFPWMLWLLIGGILNAAISLAYYMRLPYLLFFKSINTKSVKTNNGIPGKVIAGLLIVTLLMLFFNPEWLTKWISAF from the coding sequence TTGGATATCAACGATCAGCTAATACATATACGCCAAAGTCTGGCCGGAATAGCTCCTGAAATATTTCTGGCGTTTCTTTTTTGCTTCTTTCTCCTGGCCGAGTTAATGCTTTCGAGGCGGTTTGACAAAGAAAAAGTTTCTTCTTATTTACAAAATATTGCCCTTGCAGGCGGCCTGATAACACTTTTGCTTATCATTGGTCAATGGAATTCAGAACCTGCGTTCCGTTTCCAACCATTACTGTTCCTCGACCGGCAAGCCGTATTCTTCAAGATCCTGATCACGATTTCATGGATTTTCACATTGATCCACGTCCGCATTCTTAAATATGATTTTCCTCCTGAATATAACGCATTGCTCATTGCGGCAGTAGCGGGAATGAATCTGTTGAGTATGTCTACACATTTATTGTCAATATACCTTTCTCTCGAACTCATATCAATCAGTTCTTATTTACTGGTCGCATTATCTCCGAATAAAAAAGCCGCGGAAGGCGGGATCAAATATTTGCTTTTCGGCGCAGCCAGCTCGGCGGTCATGTTATATGGAATTTCCCTGATTTACGGACTCACTGGTACCATGGATATCACCAGCGAGGCGCTTACGATTGGGTTGAGCAACAATCCCGATCTGGTAGTAACGGTCACCATTGTACTTACACTTGCAGGGCTTCTTTTTAAGCTGTCATTGGTACCTTTTCACGTATGGACGCCTGATGTGTACGAGGCTGCGCCTACCCCACTGGTTTCATTTTTATCAGTTGCGCCAAAAGCAGCAGTAGTTTTGGTATTAATGCGTTTGGCTGGAATCCTGCCTGCTCAGTACTTCCCTATACTCGGCGGAATTGCCCTGATCAGTATGACGATTGGCAATGCGGCTGCATTATGGCAAACCAATGCACGTCGGCTATTGGCTTACTCCTCCATTGCACAGGCCGGTTATTTACTGGTAGGGATAGCAGCGTACAGTCGTTTCGGGTTTGAAGCGGCGGTATTTTATACGGCGGCTTATCTGGTGATCAATCTCTCAGCCTTTTTCATGATAGATTTGCTTCAACCCAAAAGAGAAACAGAACTGGCTCACTACGAAGGGTTAGGCCGGAAAAATATCTGGATTTCGGTGGCTGTCACCGTGGTAATGGTGGCATTGGCAGGGTTACCTCCCACCGCAGGATTTACCTCTAAATTGCTGGTTTTCTCGGCTCTTTGGGAAAGCTATCATCAGCAACAATTTCCGTGGATGCTCTGGCTACTGATCGGCGGGATTTTGAATGCAGCTATCTCTTTGGCATACTATATGCGGTTGCCTTATTTGCTTTTCTTCAAAAGCATCAATACTAAATCAGTCAAAACAAACAATGGCATACCCGGCAAAGTCATCGCCGGTTTGCTGATTGTGACATTATTAATGCTATTCTTCAATCCGGAGTGGCTGACGAAGTGGATTTCTGCGTTTTAG